The following proteins are encoded in a genomic region of Anabas testudineus chromosome 13, fAnaTes1.2, whole genome shotgun sequence:
- the alp3 gene encoding alkaline phosphatase 3, whose amino-acid sequence MLCFMLSSFLTCPPCVPLLSAHLFLISSWPAAASPAEEENPEFWRSQAQKTLQSVLDRKLNTNVAKNILFFLGDGMGIATYTAARILKGQLQNQSGEETVMTMDTFPNVGLVKTYSVDFQIPDSAATATAYLCGVKTNLNTIGVSAAARNGVCKSQKGNEVTSILKWAKDAGKSVGIVTTTRVQHATPAASYAHSASRTWYSDADMPAAAKRDGCTDIASQLLKNTDIDVIIGGGRKYMTPTGTKDPEYPRDLSSWGKRKDKRNLIEEWQSLKTGKVAHYVWNKKDFDAVDPETTDYLMALFEPSDLRFEAERDPSMDPSIVETTEKAIRILQKNPNGFFLLVEGGRIDQAHHSGRASMALHETVAFDYAIAKGLELTKEHETLTVVMADHSHTVTLNGYPFRGQSILGKSPVWATDFLPYTTLMYGNGPGHKIINGTRPDIRNVDTKNKNYVQQSAVPTESATHSGEDVVVLARGPMAHLFQGVQEQNYIAHAMAYTACVGADLRHCQGQTESPVVHTTLDNNRAGGARGSAALLSVLLALTRLM is encoded by the exons CTGAGGAGGAGAACCCGGAGTTCTGGAGGTCACAGGCCCAAAAGACTTTGCAGTCAGTTTTGGATCGGAAGCTCAACACCAATGTTGCCAAGAACATCCTATTTTTCCTTGGAGATG GTATGGGAATCGCAACCTACACCGCGGCTCGTATCCTCAAGGGTCAGTTGCAGAACCAGTCAGGAGAAGAAACAGTGATGACCATGGATACCTTCCCCAATGTGGGACTTGTTAAG ACCTACAGTGTGGACTTCCAGATTCCAGACAGTgcagccacagccacagcttATCTATGTGGAGTGAAAACCAACCTCAACACCATTGGTGTGAGTGCAGCGGCTCGTAACGGCGTCTGCAAGTCTCAGAAGGGCAACGAGGTCACGTCCATTCTGAAGTGGGCCAAAGATGCTG GCAAATCTGTTGGGATTGTAACAACCACGCGGGTGCAACACGCCACCCCAGCAGCCTCTTATGCCCACAGTGCCAGCAGGACGTGGTACAGTGATGCCGACATGCCTGCTGCTGCTAAGAGGGATGGCTGCACAGACATCGCCTCACAGCTcctcaaaaacacagacatagaT gtCATTATTGGTGGTGGCAGAAAGTACATGACCCCAACTGGCACCAAGGATCCAGAATACCCCAGGGACCTCTCCTCCtgggggaaaagaaaagataaacgCAATCTTATTGAAGAGTGGCAGAGCTTGAAAACTGGAAAg GTAGCCCACTACGTGTGGAATAAAAAGGATTTTGATGCTGTTGACCCTGAAACCACAGACTACCTCATGG CTCTGTTTGAACCTAGTGATCTGCGCTTCGAGGCAGAGAGGGACCCAAGCATGGACCCATCTATTGTTGAGACCACAGAAAAGGCCATTCGCATCCTCCAGAAAAACCCTAATGGCTTTTTCCTCCTAGTGGAAG GTGGGCGTATCGACCAGGCTCACCACTCCGGACGGGCGTCCATGGCTCTCCACGAGACAGTTGCGTTCGACTACGCCATCGCCAAGGGCCTTGAACTCACCAAAGAGCATGAAACTCTGACTGTAGTCATGGCTGACCATTCCCACACTGTTACTTTGAATGGATACCCATTTCGAGGGCAGAGCATTCTAG GCAAATCTCCAGTGTGGGCTACAGATTTTCTGCCTTACACCACACTGATGTACGGCAACGGTCCTGGACACAAAATCATCAACGGCACACGCCCCGACATCCGTAATGTTGACACCA aaaataaaaactacgTTCAGCAGTCTGCGGTGCCCACAGAGTCGGCCACCCACAGTGGAGAGGATGTGGTGGTGCTTGCCCGTGGACCCATGGCCCACCTCTTTCAGGGCGTCCAGGAGCAGAACTACATCGCCCATGCTATGGCCTACACTGCCTGTGTGGGCGCCGACCTGAGACACTGCCAGGGGCAAACAGAATCACCTGTGGTTCACACAACCCTTGATAACAACAGGGCTGGGGGAGCCAGGGGCTCAGCAGCTCTTCTCAGCGTTCTGCTAGCACTTACACGGCTGATGTAA